From the Nisaea sediminum genome, one window contains:
- the rlmB gene encoding 23S rRNA (guanosine(2251)-2'-O)-methyltransferase RlmB — protein MSKFRSRKPSQGRARGKPQSGPAASGKDLLWGWHAVSMALANDKRHIKALLCTMRSEADLAARLAALPEQRRETLPQPLIRDKDTLDALAGEGAVHQGIIAEVRPLPEVAIEDVVKNADEQCLLVLLDQVTDPHNVGAVLRSAAAFGARAVIATDRNAAPTTGVLAKSASGALDAIDLVYVTNLSRSMEMLQEGGFWCVGLDGDAEKRIDEVDLKGRIAIVMGAEGSGLRRLTREHCDLLVRLPTAGPVATLNVSAATAATLYEAARQKQG, from the coding sequence ATGAGCAAATTCCGATCCCGCAAACCTTCGCAAGGGCGCGCTCGCGGCAAACCGCAATCAGGCCCCGCGGCCTCGGGCAAGGACCTGCTCTGGGGCTGGCACGCGGTCTCGATGGCGCTTGCGAACGATAAACGGCACATCAAGGCCCTGCTCTGTACAATGCGGAGCGAGGCGGACCTCGCGGCACGCCTCGCCGCTCTTCCCGAACAGCGGCGCGAGACACTTCCGCAGCCGCTGATCAGGGACAAGGACACACTCGACGCCCTCGCGGGCGAAGGAGCCGTTCACCAGGGCATCATTGCCGAGGTCAGGCCACTTCCGGAGGTCGCGATCGAAGATGTTGTAAAGAATGCGGACGAACAATGCCTTCTCGTTCTGCTCGATCAGGTCACCGATCCGCACAATGTCGGGGCGGTCCTGCGCTCGGCGGCGGCCTTCGGCGCCCGGGCCGTCATCGCCACCGACAGGAATGCGGCACCGACGACCGGGGTGCTGGCGAAATCCGCGTCCGGCGCCCTCGATGCGATCGATCTGGTCTACGTCACCAATCTCAGCCGCTCGATGGAGATGCTTCAGGAGGGCGGTTTCTGGTGCGTCGGGCTCGACGGGGACGCAGAAAAACGGATCGACGAAGTCGACCTCAAGGGACGGATCGCGATCGTCATGGGTGCGGAAGGCAGCGGCCTCAGGCGTCTGACGCGGGAACATTGCGACTTGCTGGTGCGGCTGCCGACAGCGGGCCCGGTCGCGACCCTCAATGTTTCCGCGGCAACCGCCGCCACGCTTTATGAAGCGGCCCGGCAGAAGCAAGGGTAA